In Massilistercora timonensis, the following are encoded in one genomic region:
- a CDS encoding ABC transporter ATP-binding protein: protein MIRTLLKEVRQYKAASIATPLFMILEVLMEMVIPFLMASIIDDGVNAGDIHHIYRVGAVMIVAALIGLLAGVGGGRFGAKASAGFARNLRKAMFDNIQTFSFSNIDKYSTAGLVTRLTTDVTNVQNAYQMLLRMFTRAPASLLCAMVMAFTINARLAVIYLIAVIVLGFLLFLIMNHATRYFQQAFPKYDDLNASVQENVSAIRVVKAYVREEQETSKFKRASENLCRIFTRAECNLVYNAPLMQFTVYGCILLISWLGARMIVADQLTEGELMSLLAYCMNILMSLMMLSMVFVMVSMSMASVRRISEVLQETSDLHNPEEPVMDVPDGSIEFRHVDFAYRRDSEEPVLKDIDLKIHSGETIGIIGGTGSAKTSLVNLVSRLYDVTGGEVLVGGRNVKEYDMEVLRNQVSVVLQNNVLFSGTILENLRWGDKEASEEECRQACILACADEFIQKMPAGYQTHIEQGGTNVSGGQKQRLCIARALLKKPKILILDDSTSAVDTATDSRIRRAFREEIPDTTKLIIAQRISSVQDADRIIVMENGRVNGFGTHEELLKTNEIYREVYESQTQGGGDFDEKAGE from the coding sequence ATGATCCGGACTTTGTTAAAAGAAGTCAGACAGTATAAGGCGGCGTCCATTGCCACGCCTCTTTTTATGATCCTGGAGGTGCTGATGGAGATGGTGATCCCCTTCCTTATGGCCTCCATCATCGACGACGGAGTGAACGCCGGGGATATCCACCATATTTACCGGGTGGGGGCGGTGATGATCGTGGCAGCCCTCATCGGACTTCTGGCCGGCGTGGGCGGCGGGCGCTTCGGGGCCAAGGCTTCCGCGGGATTCGCCAGGAATCTGCGCAAAGCCATGTTTGATAATATCCAGACCTTTTCTTTTTCTAATATTGATAAATACAGCACCGCAGGCCTGGTGACCCGTCTCACTACAGATGTGACCAATGTGCAGAATGCTTACCAGATGCTGCTGCGGATGTTCACCCGGGCGCCGGCCAGCCTTCTGTGCGCCATGGTGATGGCATTTACCATCAACGCCCGTCTGGCGGTGATCTACCTGATCGCGGTGATCGTGCTGGGCTTCTTACTGTTTCTGATCATGAACCATGCCACCAGGTATTTCCAGCAGGCATTTCCCAAGTACGACGACCTGAACGCTTCCGTGCAGGAGAACGTGTCTGCCATCCGGGTGGTCAAGGCTTATGTGCGGGAGGAGCAGGAGACCAGTAAATTCAAGCGGGCCAGCGAGAACCTGTGCCGGATCTTCACCCGGGCGGAGTGCAACCTGGTGTACAACGCGCCGCTTATGCAGTTTACCGTTTACGGATGTATCCTTCTTATCAGCTGGCTGGGGGCCAGGATGATCGTGGCGGATCAGCTGACGGAAGGAGAGCTGATGAGTCTTCTGGCTTACTGTATGAATATCCTGATGAGCCTGATGATGCTGTCTATGGTGTTTGTCATGGTGTCCATGAGTATGGCCAGTGTCCGCCGGATCTCGGAGGTGCTTCAGGAGACCAGCGATCTTCACAATCCGGAAGAACCGGTGATGGATGTGCCGGACGGAAGCATTGAATTCCGGCACGTGGATTTTGCCTATCGAAGAGACAGTGAAGAGCCGGTGCTCAAAGATATTGATCTTAAGATCCACTCCGGAGAGACCATCGGGATCATCGGAGGGACCGGAAGCGCCAAGACCAGCCTGGTGAACCTGGTGAGCCGCCTCTATGACGTGACCGGCGGAGAAGTGCTGGTGGGCGGCCGGAATGTGAAAGAATACGATATGGAAGTGCTGCGCAACCAGGTGTCTGTAGTGCTCCAGAACAATGTGCTGTTCTCCGGCACCATCCTGGAGAACCTCCGGTGGGGCGATAAAGAGGCCAGCGAGGAAGAGTGCCGGCAGGCCTGTATCCTGGCCTGCGCGGATGAATTTATCCAGAAGATGCCGGCCGGGTACCAGACCCATATTGAACAGGGCGGAACCAATGTGTCCGGCGGACAGAAGCAGAGGCTCTGTATTGCCCGGGCCCTTCTGAAGAAGCCCAAGATCCTGATCCTGGACGACAGCACCAGCGCGGTAGACACCGCCACTGATTCCAGGATCCGCAGGGCCTTCCGGGAGGAGATCCCGGATACCACCAAGCTGATCATCGCCCAGCGGATCTCCAGCGTCCAGGACGCGGACCGGATTATCGTCATGGAGAACGGGCGGGTCAATGGATTTGGAACCCATGAGGAATTGTTGAAGACCAATGAGATATACCGCGAGGTCTACGAGTCTCAGACTCAGGGCGGCGGAGATTTTGACGAGAAGGCAGGTGAGTAG
- a CDS encoding DUF1836 domain-containing protein, with amino-acid sequence MTIDTKDMLNSILSSIARIDYVKPEDIPNIDLYMDQVTTFMEEQLSSTKRHEEDKILTKTMINNYAKNHLLPPPVKKKYSREHVLVMIFIYYFKNILSIKDIETMLAPVTKEYFGSGDFNMTQIYEEICSLEKSRIDTLAKDVARSYQSAEETFADRPEEERKYLRLFSFICNLSFDVYVKKLLIEKLIDELPEPEAPEKKKK; translated from the coding sequence ATGACAATTGATACAAAGGACATGCTGAACAGCATTCTGTCCAGCATTGCGCGGATCGACTATGTAAAACCGGAAGACATCCCCAATATTGATCTCTACATGGATCAGGTCACCACCTTCATGGAGGAGCAGCTCAGTTCCACCAAGCGCCATGAAGAGGATAAGATCCTGACCAAGACCATGATCAACAATTACGCCAAGAATCATCTTCTGCCCCCGCCGGTAAAGAAGAAGTATTCCAGGGAACACGTACTGGTGATGATCTTCATCTACTATTTTAAAAATATTCTTTCCATCAAGGACATTGAAACCATGCTGGCCCCTGTCACAAAGGAGTACTTTGGCAGCGGGGATTTCAATATGACTCAGATCTACGAAGAGATCTGCTCTCTGGAGAAGTCCCGGATCGACACCCTGGCCAAGGATGTGGCCCGGTCCTATCAGTCCGCTGAAGAGACTTTCGCGGACAGGCCGGAAGAAGAGCGGAAGTATCTGCGGCTCTTCTCCTTTATCTGCAACTTAAGCTTCGACGTCTATGTGAAGAAGCTTCTGATCGAAAAACTGATCGACGAACTGCCGGAGCCGGAAGCCCCGGAGAAAAAAAAGAAATAA
- a CDS encoding response regulator transcription factor yields MEIRDRVLIVEDDKNIRSFLQTVLEANNYEVLLAQNGLSAYSLITSQCPDLVILDLGLPDMDGIKILENVREWSQMPIIVVSARTHEKDKVEALDKGADDYISKPFGTSELLARVRTAIRHARGAGNGQGGTQAVTFLEGRLVIDHDKHRVFVDGEDAGLTQNEFKLVSLLGKYAGKVLTYDYMMKEIWGPNMKNDNRILRVNMANIRRKIEKNPAQPEFIFTEIGVGYRFVEADVQTKEKK; encoded by the coding sequence ATGGAGATCAGAGATAGAGTATTGATCGTAGAAGATGATAAAAATATACGCAGTTTTCTGCAGACTGTTCTGGAGGCGAACAACTACGAGGTCCTGCTGGCGCAGAACGGTCTGAGCGCATACAGCCTTATCACTTCCCAGTGTCCGGATCTTGTGATCCTGGATCTGGGACTTCCGGATATGGACGGGATCAAGATCCTGGAGAATGTAAGAGAGTGGTCCCAGATGCCCATTATCGTGGTATCTGCCAGGACCCATGAGAAGGACAAGGTGGAAGCCCTGGATAAGGGGGCGGACGATTACATCTCCAAACCCTTTGGAACGTCGGAGCTTCTGGCCAGGGTTCGCACAGCCATCCGACACGCCAGAGGCGCCGGGAACGGACAGGGCGGGACCCAGGCCGTCACCTTCCTGGAAGGCCGCCTGGTGATCGACCATGACAAGCACCGGGTGTTCGTGGACGGAGAAGACGCAGGCCTTACCCAGAACGAGTTCAAGCTGGTGAGCCTGCTGGGCAAATATGCGGGCAAGGTATTGACCTACGATTATATGATGAAAGAGATCTGGGGACCCAACATGAAGAACGACAACCGGATCCTGCGGGTCAATATGGCGAATATCCGCCGGAAGATCGAGAAGAATCCGGCTCAGCCGGAATTCATTTTCACAGAGATTGGCGTGGGATACCGGTTTGTGGAAGCAGATGTGCAGACAAAAGAAAAGAAATAA
- a CDS encoding DUF4118 domain-containing protein, translated as MGKQTLRNILITLTILAAAAVICFFLQQSVGTEAHAPLLFVLAVLFISRFTDGYGYGIFSAMASVIAVNYIFTYPYFAFNFTITGYPLTFLVMLAVALSVSALTTQIKNQEKLRLESEKEKMRANLLRAVSHDIRTPLTSIAGSASVILENQDALSQDKVMELVANIKEEAQWLVRMVENLLSITRMNAENAKIDKQEELAEEVISAAVSKFKKRFPGIETEVYVPDEILLVPMDATLIEQVLVNLLENSVIHGRTTSRIRIQVSKQEEMAVFSVEDNGGGIDESVLPVIFDGNLVARGESSDNKRNMGIGLSVCKSIIKAHRGNMRAENREEGGARMIFTLPMEMEEQHGDQR; from the coding sequence ATGGGAAAACAAACCTTGCGGAATATACTGATCACGCTGACGATCCTGGCGGCTGCCGCGGTGATCTGCTTTTTCCTGCAGCAGTCGGTGGGGACGGAAGCCCACGCGCCGCTTTTGTTTGTGCTGGCGGTTTTGTTCATATCCCGTTTTACAGACGGGTACGGGTACGGGATCTTTTCCGCTATGGCGTCGGTGATCGCGGTAAACTATATTTTCACGTATCCCTATTTTGCATTTAACTTTACCATCACCGGGTATCCTCTGACCTTCCTGGTGATGCTGGCGGTGGCGTTAAGCGTCAGCGCCCTGACCACCCAGATCAAGAACCAGGAGAAGCTCCGGCTGGAATCTGAGAAGGAAAAGATGAGGGCCAATCTTCTGCGGGCGGTGTCCCACGACATCCGCACGCCGCTGACTTCCATCGCGGGGTCGGCCTCTGTGATCCTGGAGAATCAGGATGCCCTCTCCCAGGACAAGGTGATGGAACTGGTGGCCAACATCAAGGAAGAAGCCCAGTGGCTGGTGCGCATGGTGGAAAATCTTCTGTCCATCACCAGGATGAACGCGGAGAACGCCAAGATCGACAAGCAGGAAGAACTGGCGGAAGAAGTGATCAGCGCGGCGGTGAGCAAGTTTAAGAAGCGGTTCCCGGGGATCGAGACGGAGGTCTATGTCCCGGATGAGATCCTGCTGGTGCCCATGGACGCCACCCTGATCGAGCAGGTGTTGGTGAACCTTCTGGAGAATTCCGTGATCCACGGCCGGACTACAAGCCGGATCCGCATCCAGGTAAGTAAGCAGGAGGAGATGGCCGTCTTTTCCGTGGAGGACAACGGAGGAGGAATTGATGAAAGCGTGCTTCCGGTGATCTTCGATGGCAACCTGGTGGCCAGAGGAGAGTCTTCCGACAACAAGCGGAATATGGGTATCGGCCTGTCCGTCTGCAAGAGCATCATCAAGGCCCACAGAGGAAATATGCGGGCGGAAAACCGGGAAGAGGGAGGAGCGAGGATGATATTCACCCTTCCCATGGAAATGGAGGAGCAACATGGAGATCAGAGATAG
- a CDS encoding YerC/YecD family TrpR-related protein produces the protein MSKKIRTEAVDYLFQAILSLKDKEECYVFFEDICTINELLSLSQRFEVAKMLREHKTYLEIAEKTGASTATISRVNRSLNYGNDGYDMVFERINQNIDE, from the coding sequence TAGACTATCTGTTTCAGGCGATCTTGAGTCTGAAAGACAAGGAAGAGTGCTATGTGTTCTTTGAAGATATCTGTACCATCAACGAACTTCTCTCTTTGTCCCAGCGATTCGAGGTTGCGAAGATGCTCAGAGAACACAAGACTTATCTGGAGATCGCGGAGAAGACCGGAGCCTCCACAGCAACCATCAGCCGGGTGAACCGTTCCCTGAATTATGGAAACGACGGCTATGACATGGTATTTGAACGGATCAATCAGAACATAGATGAATAG